A window of Bacteroidota bacterium genomic DNA:
AAAATACGAACTGAAAACAAATAAAACGCTGAATGACTGGACAGACCTTGTGCATCTCATAGATAAACTCAACAACACACTGCCTCTGAGTTTTTATGATTCGATGGAAGTGGTGATGAACACGCCTCTTGCCATAAAGGCATGGGCAATGAATATTCTTTTTGCTAATCTGGATTCTTATCAGGGTTCGGGGCATAACTATTATGTGTTTCATGATTCTACCTTTAACAAATTCAACTGGATTACCTGGGATGTGAACGAAGCATTCGGCAACTTCAATCAGGGCATGAGCATCACTCAACTGGAAAACTTAAGCATCTTTTATATTCCTAGCCCTTCGGGAAACCGCCCGCTCGAAACTAAAATGCTTGCCGACAACACTTACAAAGGACTATATACATGGGAAGTATGCAATTTTGTGGCGCATGATTTTGATACTACATTTCTTAATCCGAAAATCGACAGTTTGTACACTGTAATTAAACCCTACGTTTATGCCGACCCGCAAAAGTTTTATTCCAACTCACAATTTGAAACCAACATATCAACTGATATTACCGGAACATTTAACATTCCCGGTCTGAAGAAGTTTATAAAAAACAGAAGAACCAGCGTGATTACCGAACTTGCAAGCAACGGTTGTTTTATGGGGATAAATGAGTCTGCTGATTCCGGTTTACAGTTTACGGTAAATCCAAATCCCAATAACGGAGAGTTTACGGTTTACGGTCTGCAGTTTCCGGTTCAACTACAGATTTATAATTCGCTGGGGCAGATTGTTCATGAGCAAACAGTAAACAGCAAACAAGAATCAATATACCTGAACAAAGCGCAAAGCGGGATTTATTTTATGCGGATCAAATCCGATGACTTCATTCAAACAATAAAATTAGAAGTGATAAAATAAATTAAACCATTGGAGCAAATATGAGTCAAAAGAAAAACTATACTCATGAAAATATTTACACTTTTTATCGGACTGATTTTTATTTCTCATCTGACCTTCGCGCAAGCAGACGTTTGGTCACCTGTTGTTACGGATGGATTCAGCAATCCAAATAATTACGGCATTGTAGAGTTTGATGTTTTTAAAGGACAGTTGTATGCTGCTACTGCCCAGAAAGCCGTTGGAACAGCACAACTCTGGCGTTCAACTACAGGAAACACCGGCAGTTGGACACAAGTAACAAACTTTATTCCGGCTTTGCCTTCAGCTGTAAAAAATATTCCTTCCTTCGGCAAAACAAATCTGGGAGGTGGAATCATGTGGTTAGGAACAGGGAGTCCGAACACCGGCACAAGAATATACCGGTCAACTGATGGCTCAAACTGGACAGCCATAAGTAAAAAAGGATTTGGAAACCCGGGACTAATTACTCCTTCTCCTAATATGGTGGTGTTTCAAGGCACTTCTGATACCATCCCGTACCTTTATGCGGGCGGTGGCTCTCATGGCGGAAGCACCAATGCTGAGGTTTTCAGAATTCCCTATAACAGTACCGATTCTGCTGACTGGGTGAAGCTGATAGATTTTGATACAGTGGCTACCACCGCTTCAGATATTGTGGATCTTATCAGTTATTGGTGCGTATGGAACAACAAAATTTATTTTAGCGGCAATGGCAGTGGTCAGATTTGGGAATCATCGGATGGAATAAATTTTACACAAAACTTATTAGGAGGAACCGGATATGGATTTGGTGTCCCTTCCAACATTGTGATTGCCTGCCTGCAGGTTTTTAATGATACCCTTTTTGCTGCTACTACGAATAAAATATTAGGCGGACAAATGTACAGAACGGGTGATGGAATAAACTGGCAGTCAGTTACAACAGATGCTTTTGGAAAAGGTAATTCTGCTGAAGAGCTTCACAATATTGACACTGCTTTTGGCTATATATGGGTTACCGCTTATACAGATACGGCAACTTCCAACGGTTGTCCGATTTGGCGTTCAAGCGATGGCTGGTTCTTTGTGCAATCAAATACAGATGGTTTTGGTAACCCTGATATTGATGGGGAAAATCCTGTGACAATCAGTTTTGGAAATAATATGTATTTCGGTGGTCCCAATTATACGGCAGGCGGACAAATCTGGAGAACAACTGTTGCAACTGAAGTTCAAAATCTTTCCAATAATATTTTAATTAATGTTTTTCCTAATCCGAACAATGGAGAGTTTACGGTTTACGGTCTGCAGTTTCCTGTTCAACTACAGATTTATAATTCTTTAGGTCAGATTGTTCATGAGCAAACTCTAAACAGTAATCTGAAAACTGTAAACCTGAGCGAAGCTAAAAGCGGAATTTATTTTCTGCAAATAAAATCCGACAACTTCATTCAAACTGAAAAATTAGAAGTGATAAAATGAAAACTCTTTTACTTCTCTCTGCTCTGCTGATTTTCGTTCACAATAGTTCGCTTGCCCAAACACAAACGGACATTCCATACGGAAGCGACCCTTTACAAAAACTTGATTACTGGTCTGCCGCTTCTCCTGCTGCTCCGATAATTATTATTGCACACGGTGGAGGATGGTTTACGGGTGATAAAAGCGGAGCGCCCTATCAGAACGCATCGCAACTTTTTAATAATGAAGGATACGCTGTGGTAAATATCAACTACCGCCTGACTCCCACAGTAACTTATCCTTCCCATATTGAGGACATTACCTGTGCGCTCGCATGGACAAAAAATAATGCTTCGCTGATGAATGGAGATTCATCCCGCATCGTAATTTATGGACATTCAGCAGGAGGACAGATAGCGGCATATCTTGGAGTGCGCCCCATCAACAGCATGCTTGCCGGATGTTCAAACACTGCGGGGTTGAATGTAGACGGTGTAATACTCACTTCTGCCACCGTTGATTTCGACATGACCAATCCTGCCGACTGGTCACCGATAATAAATATGCTTGGCGATACATCTTTATACTGGGATGTTGCCCAGCCGACAAATCATTGTGCAAATAATTTCAGCACAAAGTTTTTAATTCTATGCGGAGACCTTGATAATTTATGGATAGACCAGGATTCCGCGTTTCACGATTCGCTGATTTATTATAATCATTGTTCGCGCCTGCATATGTTTACTGGATACGACCATAGCACTATGATAACGAATTTAACTGCAACCAATGCGGTGTTTCTTGCCATGACCTCATTTCTTGATTCGCTTTGGAATAATCAACTTTGCATTCCAACAGGAATGGAAGAACCTTTGATTTCTTCTTTTACCGTATATCCCAACCCTTCCAGCGGGTATTTTACAGTTAACATTCCTCTTATAAGGCAAGCAAAAGCCGAATTAAAAATTGTAGATTTACTGGGAAAAGAGGTTTCTTTTCAAACTATAAAAGATAATTATCGCGAAACATTTTGCGTGAATTTGAACCTGCCCTGCGGAATTTATTTTCTGCAATTAAAATCCGATGACTTCATTCAAAACATAAAATTAGAAGTGATAAAATGAGAACTTCCATTTTCTTTTCTGTTCTGATAATGGCGTTTGCCTCAAGCAGAATATTATCGCAGATTACTCCTCCTGCACAGCTGGCAACTGGTCCCGGAGGTCTTAATTATCCTTATACTACTTACGACAGTTCACGATACGGAACTGACATTACCAATATGTATTGGCTTTTCGAACCCGCCAGTCCATCCCCTGACTCTGTTCCGGTTATCGTAGTGTTTCACGGCACATTGCAGAATTATATGGATTCAACATTGGTTCCGCTGAATGAAATGTATTTGCTTCATCATTTTGCAAAGAAGGGATACATTGTAATCTATCCTTTGTATCAATATGGAGGCAACACACTGCTTTACCAACAGCAACTAACAGTTTCAGCTGGTGTAATTAATCTTGCGCTTACGGAATTAGATAACGGTGCTCATGTGAAACCCAAAAGGGATTTGAATGGAAAGGTAATGATTGGTGCCACCGGATATTCGCGCGGAGGAATGATGTCGCTGGAAATCGCCAACAACTATCAATCTCTCGGACTGCCTGCCTTTGATGCCGTTGCCGATTTTGTTGGTGGAGGAAATTATGATAGTTATGCCGGACTTCCTTCTACTACAAAAATAATTATCGTGCGCGCAAAAGATGATGCCTATAACATTGCATCACTGCAAGAAATAGAACAGGCATGGGACAGTTTGTACAATATTCCCTGTTCCAATAAAAATTACCTTGAAATAAATTCTGATTCGCTTGGCTCTCCTCCCTTAACGGCTAATCATTATTTTTTTGTTGCAGACCCCAATATTTCCAACTCTGTTGATGCGCTGGATTATTTCGGGAGCTGGAAATTCTGCATCGCGTTGTTCAACTGCACTTTTTACGGCACCAATTGCAGCTACGTATTCGGGGCAGGCAGCAATGTTACCTCTATGGGGAACTGGAGTAATGGCACACCTGTCACACAAGTAACGTTACTGGATTCATGCAGTACAACGGGAATTGAGGAGAATGGAAACGATGTTAATTCAGAAATTGATATTTATCCAAATCCAAACAACGGTGAGTTTGCGGTATACGGCTTGCAGTTTCCGGTTCAAATTCAAATCTATAATTCGCTGGGGCAGAAAGTTCATAAGCAAACTATAAACAGCAGGCAGGAATCCATCAACCTGCTTGAATCAAAAGGAATTTATTTCTACCGTGTTATTACTCCCTCTCCTTCAGGTGAGGGTTGGGGCGAGGTTGTTTCTTCCGGCAAGTTTATTATGGAGTAAAATCTTATTATGAAAAAGCTTCTCCTCTACACCCTATTTATTACTCATTACTCATTATTCATTTGTTCTGCACAGTCTCCTGGCGATTCTCTTTTCAACTCTGCTCAGATTCACACAATAAAAATATTTTTCAGCCAGACTGGCTGGTACGATTCCTTGATTGCTTACAAACCACTGGATAAGAAAATGCTGGGCGATGTGGAGATTGACGGAACGTATATAGATTCCGTTGGCATTCAGTTCAAAGGCAATTCATCCTTTAACGCACCCGGGATTAAAAAACCATGGAAAATTGATTTCAATGAGTTTGTGAGCGGAACAAAATATGACGGAGTAAAAACAATTAACCTGAACAACGTTGTCGGAGACCCC
This region includes:
- a CDS encoding CotH kinase family protein codes for the protein MKKLLTLFLTSALCPLTSYIAFSQSSGDSIFNTSQIHTVKFYFSQAKWYDSLYAYKPLDKKMMGNVMIDGVMYDSVGVQFKGNSSFNNPSKKKSWKIDFNEYDTLQECNGEKTLNLNNGFKDPTFMREKVALDFCVRNGIPAPRCTYANVLVNDTLWGFYTLVEQADKTFLKHWFADNDGNLFKGDPNGTLQWVNSLPSSYYTKYELKTNKTLNDWTDLVHLIDKLNNTLPLSFYDSMEVVMNTPLAIKAWAMNILFANLDSYQGSGHNYYVFHDSTFNKFNWITWDVNEAFGNFNQGMSITQLENLSIFYIPSPSGNRPLETKMLADNTYKGLYTWEVCNFVAHDFDTTFLNPKIDSLYTVIKPYVYADPQKFYSNSQFETNISTDITGTFNIPGLKKFIKNRRTSVITELASNGCFMGINESADSGLQFTVNPNPNNGEFTVYGLQFPVQLQIYNSLGQIVHEQTVNSKQESIYLNKAQSGIYFMRIKSDDFIQTIKLEVIK
- a CDS encoding T9SS type A sorting domain-containing protein; amino-acid sequence: MKIFTLFIGLIFISHLTFAQADVWSPVVTDGFSNPNNYGIVEFDVFKGQLYAATAQKAVGTAQLWRSTTGNTGSWTQVTNFIPALPSAVKNIPSFGKTNLGGGIMWLGTGSPNTGTRIYRSTDGSNWTAISKKGFGNPGLITPSPNMVVFQGTSDTIPYLYAGGGSHGGSTNAEVFRIPYNSTDSADWVKLIDFDTVATTASDIVDLISYWCVWNNKIYFSGNGSGQIWESSDGINFTQNLLGGTGYGFGVPSNIVIACLQVFNDTLFAATTNKILGGQMYRTGDGINWQSVTTDAFGKGNSAEELHNIDTAFGYIWVTAYTDTATSNGCPIWRSSDGWFFVQSNTDGFGNPDIDGENPVTISFGNNMYFGGPNYTAGGQIWRTTVATEVQNLSNNILINVFPNPNNGEFTVYGLQFPVQLQIYNSLGQIVHEQTLNSNLKTVNLSEAKSGIYFLQIKSDNFIQTEKLEVIK
- a CDS encoding alpha/beta hydrolase fold domain-containing protein, with amino-acid sequence MKTLLLLSALLIFVHNSSLAQTQTDIPYGSDPLQKLDYWSAASPAAPIIIIAHGGGWFTGDKSGAPYQNASQLFNNEGYAVVNINYRLTPTVTYPSHIEDITCALAWTKNNASLMNGDSSRIVIYGHSAGGQIAAYLGVRPINSMLAGCSNTAGLNVDGVILTSATVDFDMTNPADWSPIINMLGDTSLYWDVAQPTNHCANNFSTKFLILCGDLDNLWIDQDSAFHDSLIYYNHCSRLHMFTGYDHSTMITNLTATNAVFLAMTSFLDSLWNNQLCIPTGMEEPLISSFTVYPNPSSGYFTVNIPLIRQAKAELKIVDLLGKEVSFQTIKDNYRETFCVNLNLPCGIYFLQLKSDDFIQNIKLEVIK
- a CDS encoding T9SS type A sorting domain-containing protein, which produces MRTSIFFSVLIMAFASSRILSQITPPAQLATGPGGLNYPYTTYDSSRYGTDITNMYWLFEPASPSPDSVPVIVVFHGTLQNYMDSTLVPLNEMYLLHHFAKKGYIVIYPLYQYGGNTLLYQQQLTVSAGVINLALTELDNGAHVKPKRDLNGKVMIGATGYSRGGMMSLEIANNYQSLGLPAFDAVADFVGGGNYDSYAGLPSTTKIIIVRAKDDAYNIASLQEIEQAWDSLYNIPCSNKNYLEINSDSLGSPPLTANHYFFVADPNISNSVDALDYFGSWKFCIALFNCTFYGTNCSYVFGAGSNVTSMGNWSNGTPVTQVTLLDSCSTTGIEENGNDVNSEIDIYPNPNNGEFAVYGLQFPVQIQIYNSLGQKVHKQTINSRQESINLLESKGIYFYRVITPSPSGEGWGEVVSSGKFIME